In a single window of the Synergistaceae bacterium genome:
- the flgN gene encoding flagellar export chaperone FlgN produces MRAEVENLINAVLDEADSIDDLVDAIREQREAMRAGDKESINSLMDEIRDLFFDSQTRENLRNDLAKKLAAKFSCEPKASSLASKMENDERAKFDGAANRLTQSVFVLKSEMIILEGLIDQNEKYTAMLLSEYRRISAGSPGFPLGGDVAQAGSADFTG; encoded by the coding sequence ATGCGTGCCGAAGTTGAGAATTTAATTAATGCTGTTCTTGATGAGGCAGATTCTATAGATGACCTTGTTGACGCTATTAGAGAACAGCGCGAGGCAATGAGAGCAGGCGACAAAGAGTCAATTAATTCTCTCATGGACGAAATTAGAGATTTATTCTTTGACTCTCAGACTCGTGAAAATCTACGCAATGATTTAGCAAAGAAACTCGCCGCAAAATTTTCATGTGAGCCAAAAGCAAGTTCTCTCGCGTCAAAAATGGAAAACGACGAACGCGCAAAATTTGACGGGGCTGCAAACAGATTAACACAGTCCGTCTTTGTATTAAAATCTGAAATGATCATACTTGAAGGCCTTATAGATCAGAACGAGAAATATACGGCAATGCTGCTCTCTGAATATCGCAGAATCTCAGCCGGCTCGCCGGGTTTTCCGTTAGGGGGAGACGTTGCACAAGCTGGTTCGGCTGATTTCACGGGCTAA
- a CDS encoding flagellar biosynthesis anti-sigma factor FlgM: protein MIGKISGQYNIDALNNRKAKRNVSYNGNFSAESDNANISSFGSLLAKVNAEMKNIPEVRDDVVADFKGRIESGTYNPPLDKVANALIIAGMLDIE from the coding sequence ATGATAGGCAAAATTTCAGGGCAATATAACATTGACGCTCTGAATAACAGGAAAGCAAAACGCAATGTATCTTACAACGGCAATTTTTCGGCAGAGTCTGACAATGCAAATATAAGCTCATTCGGCTCACTGCTTGCAAAGGTAAACGCTGAAATGAAAAATATTCCCGAAGTACGTGATGACGTCGTGGCAGACTTTAAGGGGCGAATCGAGTCAGGGACATATAATCCCCCGTTAGATAAAGTTGCCAATGCCTTAATAATTGCGGGAATGCTTGATATTGAGTAA